The Chitinophaga niabensis genomic interval TTCGACACAGAGCTGGCATTAAATGGCAAAGAAGCTATTCTTAATCTTGTTTTGAATGATTATGATCTTGTATTGATCGATCTCAAGCTACCATTCGAAGACCTGAGGGAAATGGCGGACCAGATCCGCAGGAGCCAGGAAGCACGGCCCTTTCCTATTATGGTGATCATTCTCGGCGCCTTCATGGAAACTGCTATTTCAGACTGGTTTGGGCTGGAAGCAGATGAGTTCATCACCAAACCTTTCGTGCCACAGGAATTGGCAAGAAAAGTAAACCGTCTTCTGAATGTGAGGCGTTTGCAAAACTAGCCGGCCTTTTAATCTAACGTTTGTAACTCATTCGTCCATTCCCCGGGTAATGACACCGGTTATTTCCCGGGATAAATGGACCTCTTATTTACCCAGCCATTCCTTGAACCCGGATACCCGGTCCCTGCTCACTTCCAGGTCTACAGCAGGCACAGGTTCCAGTTCCAGTTTCAATCTTCCGCTGAACCAGGGATGAATGCGCCGTACACTTTTTACATGTACCACCAGGTGGCGGCTCACCCGGTAAAAATCTTTCGGAGGCAATTGCTGCTCTAAAGCAGAGAGGTTCCCTTCCAGTAAATGCCGCTTGCCATAGAAGTCCAGCGCATACACCAGTTTACCGTCTGCATACATGCAGGCCATTTCCGCTGTATTCACATAATAGAACTGCTGGCCGTTCTTCACTAAAAAACGTTCTTTATGCGTGGGTGCCTGCAACTGTTGCAGCAAGGCGCCTATCTTTTGTTCCCAGCCATCATTCACAGGCGTTCTGAAGAACTGCCGGAACTTTTCAATGGCCTGCTGCAGCTCCTGTTCATCCAATGGTTTCAGGAGATATTCGATCCCGTTATTGCGGAAGGCCGTTAACATGTATTGATCATATGCCGTGGTAAAGATCACGGGAGCAGTAACTTTTGTTTGCCGGAATATTTCCACGCTCAGCCCATCGGCCAATTGCATATCCATGAATACCAGGTCCGGCTGCGGGAATGCCTCAAACCACTTTACGCTTTCTTCGATGCTATCCAGCACTGCGAGTACCGTAATATCCGCCGCCAGTTTTTCCAGCAGGGAACGGAGCTTTTTTGCCGCAGGGGCTTCGTCTTCTATGATGACCGCTTTGATCATGATTCAGCAAATAAAGGCAAGGTTACAATAAAATAATCCATGGTGGTAATGTACTTCAACTCCTGGTCCTGCAAGAGGCGGATGCGTTCATCTATATTCTTCAAACCCTTTCCGGTGGAAGGAATGAGCGACTGTTTCTTTTGCAGGTTATTGGAGATGATCAGTTTGTTCTCCGCCACATCTATTACCACAGATAAAGGTTTGGTGATGGAAACAATATTGTGTTTGATGGCATTCTCCACCAGGATCTGCAAAGCAAAAGGAATGATCTTTTTCTGATGATAGGATGCAGGGATGTTCACCATTACTTTCAGGCTTTCACCAAAACGCGTCTGCGAAAGATAAACGTAAGCCTCCAGTAAATCCAGTTCTTCTTTCAGTGTGATCAGCGTGGTTTCCGGCATTTCCAGTATATAGCGGTACAGCCTTGCCAGTTGCTGGATAAACTTCTCTGCCTGTTTGGGATCTTCGTGTACAATGGTACTGAGGGTGTTGAGATTGTTAAACAGGAAGTGAGGGTCCACCTGGCTCTTCAATGCTTTGATCTGCGCCATGAGGCTTTCGTTCTTCAATACTTCCTGCTGATTTACAGATAAGCGTAATTGTTGCATATAATAGATCACCTCATAAATACTTGCTACCGCAATCGTGTTCATCACTCCCAATACATGCAGGTCAGGAGCACCGGCGTATCCGTTTGTTTCCCAGAAAGGCGGTGTGATGCCATTACAATTAGCTGCTACCAATGTGAACAGCAGCATCACCAAACCTGTGATGGTGATACGTTTCCGGGATTGCTCAAACAAAGGATACTTCCTGCGCAGCAGGATAAGGATGGTCCTGTTCCCCATCCAGAATACCAATGTGATAGCAGTGGATATAAAAAAAATAGGCCAGGTATAATAAGGCGGCCGGTGAAGCCTGATCCCCAGGTATATAATGGGGGTCAGGAATCCAAGGAGGGGAATGCCCAGTATCAGCAGCCATCTGTCATTAAAGCCCAGCACATCCTGGTATTTCGGCATAGTTGTGTATTAAAAAATAAACTGGTAGTTAACATTCGGGAAAAAGCCCATCTGGTTCACTTCCGTGATAGTACCACTGGCTGGTTTAATACGACGGGTGAAGATGTTCTTCCTTCCTGTAAGGTTCTGTAAATCTATATAAAATTTATGGGTGGTACTGCCCGATTCCCAGGTGAAAGAGCACTTCAGGTCCCAGCGGAAATAATTCCTGTTCCGCTCAGAGAAGGCTTTATCTTCCTGGTAAATGGCATATCCCTTCGCGATGGTTGCCGGTACATCAAATGGCGTATACCATTGACCTCCGGAATAAGAGAGCTTACTATCCGCACCAATATTGAATCCTGGCTTAATCGTCCATTCCTTCCCTACCAGGAAATTACTTACGTACTGTGTGTTGAAAGCCGTATTGCGCCATACCTTATCACTGCCCTGGTATCTGGAACTGAATACGCTTTGGGTAAAGAGGAAATAAAAACCTTTCTGCAGGAATTTCTCCAGCGTCAGCTCTGCACCATAGTTACGGCCAATACCATCATTGATCAGATGCTCTTTATTCGCAAAACCATACAGTGCGCCATTATTCAATAAGCTGAATGTGGAAGGCATCCTCTCAACCGGTGCATCAAACAAATGCTGGTAATATACTTCTGTTTTGAAACGTAACTTCCCGCCCAGGTCCTTATTATATCCCAGCACCAGGTGCAAACTCCGCGTAGTACCCAGGCCTTTATTGGAAAGCTGTCCATTGGTTTCATAGAAGTAAATTTCCATAGGCTGTAACTGGCTGTGCAGGCCTAATCCAAGGCTAAATGCCTGGTATTTCAGGTTGAACCTGGGTTCAATACTAAAAGAATTATTCAATAGAAAATATTGCGCATATACGCCTGCATTAGCTATTAAAGTATTGCTGAAACGATGCTGCCAGTTCAGCCATCCTTTTACAAAACCGGTGGAACGATTGGTGTTCACATAGGTGCGCAGTACAGAGTCTCCATCTTTGATCAGCTGCTGGTGCAGCCTGAGGTTCATCAACTCCCCGGATACCCCTCCGCTCAGTTGATTGCGTGCAGAAAAGCGATGGTCCAGCTGATACCCCACACTTCCTCTCGTTAGTTTATAATCCAGTACTACCGCAGGCTCTGTGATCACTTCATTCTCCACCAAAAATTCGTCTGCCGTGTTCTGCGCTAAAGACACTGCGGCATAAGCACGGCCAAAAGTATTGGCAGAGAAATTATAACTGTGTGTAATACCCAGCACACCTGTATTGGAACGGTAATGAGCATCCCGTTCTCCATCTCCGTACAGGCCGGTGGTATCATCGCCGGAATTAAAATGGATCTTGCTCAATCCTCCCAGTGCAAAGATGTTAAAGGTGCCGGCATTCTTTGTGGGCAGGTGAATTTTCATGTTGAGGTCCTGGTAATAAGGTACTGTGCTACCCGTTCCGAATTTCACACCCAGAGCCTGCACTGCTGCCAGTAGAGAATAACGATAATCCAGCAGGAAGGATGCCTTACCGGGTTTGCCGATAGGCCCTTCCGCCGCTGCTTCAAAACCGTTGAAGCCGATCTGCGCCAGGAATTCATATTTATCACTGTTGCCATTTCGCAGCCGCAGATCAAAAGCGCCTGCCAGTGCATTGCCATAAGGTGCAGGAAATGCACCTGTGAGGAAATCTGAATTACGCAGCGTGTTCGTATTGAGTATGGTTACAGGCCCACTGGTAGCACCGAGGGTGGAAAAGTGATTGGGATTGGGAATATCCACACCTTCCATCCTCCATAATACGCCGGCAGAGGAATTAC includes:
- a CDS encoding sensor histidine kinase, whose amino-acid sequence is MPKYQDVLGFNDRWLLILGIPLLGFLTPIIYLGIRLHRPPYYTWPIFFISTAITLVFWMGNRTILILLRRKYPLFEQSRKRITITGLVMLLFTLVAANCNGITPPFWETNGYAGAPDLHVLGVMNTIAVASIYEVIYYMQQLRLSVNQQEVLKNESLMAQIKALKSQVDPHFLFNNLNTLSTIVHEDPKQAEKFIQQLARLYRYILEMPETTLITLKEELDLLEAYVYLSQTRFGESLKVMVNIPASYHQKKIIPFALQILVENAIKHNIVSITKPLSVVIDVAENKLIISNNLQKKQSLIPSTGKGLKNIDERIRLLQDQELKYITTMDYFIVTLPLFAES
- a CDS encoding response regulator, which codes for MKKILVIEDDLLMIRVLELILKREGFDTELALNGKEAILNLVLNDYDLVLIDLKLPFEDLREMADQIRRSQEARPFPIMVIILGAFMETAISDWFGLEADEFITKPFVPQELARKVNRLLNVRRLQN
- a CDS encoding LytR/AlgR family response regulator transcription factor encodes the protein MIKAVIIEDEAPAAKKLRSLLEKLAADITVLAVLDSIEESVKWFEAFPQPDLVFMDMQLADGLSVEIFRQTKVTAPVIFTTAYDQYMLTAFRNNGIEYLLKPLDEQELQQAIEKFRQFFRTPVNDGWEQKIGALLQQLQAPTHKERFLVKNGQQFYYVNTAEMACMYADGKLVYALDFYGKRHLLEGNLSALEQQLPPKDFYRVSRHLVVHVKSVRRIHPWFSGRLKLELEPVPAVDLEVSRDRVSGFKEWLGK
- a CDS encoding carboxypeptidase-like regulatory domain-containing protein is translated as MKLFISLLCTMLAFSSMAQQLPRQTIKGLVTDRNTHQPLPGVTVAITTTSAGTATDEKGAFRIPGIPVGRHNIKVTLMGYEAAILNNVEVNAGKETVLEIALTETVLHLSDVTITGRNKQQAINPLAQISARQLSMEEGMRYAGTRNDPARMAQNFAGVSGSNDASNDIIVRGNSSAGVLWRMEGVDIPNPNHFSTLGATSGPVTILNTNTLRNSDFLTGAFPAPYGNALAGAFDLRLRNGNSDKYEFLAQIGFNGFEAAAEGPIGKPGKASFLLDYRYSLLAAVQALGVKFGTGSTVPYYQDLNMKIHLPTKNAGTFNIFALGGLSKIHFNSGDDTTGLYGDGERDAHYRSNTGVLGITHSYNFSANTFGRAYAAVSLAQNTADEFLVENEVITEPAVVLDYKLTRGSVGYQLDHRFSARNQLSGGVSGELMNLRLHQQLIKDGDSVLRTYVNTNRSTGFVKGWLNWQHRFSNTLIANAGVYAQYFLLNNSFSIEPRFNLKYQAFSLGLGLHSQLQPMEIYFYETNGQLSNKGLGTTRSLHLVLGYNKDLGGKLRFKTEVYYQHLFDAPVERMPSTFSLLNNGALYGFANKEHLINDGIGRNYGAELTLEKFLQKGFYFLFTQSVFSSRYQGSDKVWRNTAFNTQYVSNFLVGKEWTIKPGFNIGADSKLSYSGGQWYTPFDVPATIAKGYAIYQEDKAFSERNRNYFRWDLKCSFTWESGSTTHKFYIDLQNLTGRKNIFTRRIKPASGTITEVNQMGFFPNVNYQFIF